TTGTTCATGTGCGTCATTTTTTGCTCATGTTCAGCAAAGAATGTTGTGCAACCGGATCAGCAAACCCTGCCCTCTAAAGATGCCTACTATCTTTTTATGCTCGGGAATCTTGCAGAAAAAGATGGCAAATGGGAAGATGCCATCACGTATTACCAGAAGGCCCTTGAAAAGGACGCCAAATCCTCATATATAAAAACACAGATCAGCTATGTGCTGCTCAAGACCGCCAAGGTCAGTGAGGCAATCGTACTTACCGAAGAGGTGGTGAAAGAAGATCCCGGATATGTGCCTGCGCTGCTTCTTCTGGGGCAGCTTTACAACAGCCAGAAGAGGTCTGAGGAGGCGATCAGGCTGTATGAAAAGGTTCTTGAAATGCAGCCGGACAATCAGGAGGCCGCACTCTATACGAGCCTGCTGTATACGTCTGTCCAGCAATACCACAAGGCTATCGGTATCCTTGAAAAGCTTGTGGAAATGAATCCGGAAAACGTCATGGCAATCTATTATATTGGATCGATCCATATGGAAAAAGGAGACAATGCGAAGGCTGCGGAATACTTTGAAAAAGTTATTGCGCTCAGACCCGGTTTTGACAGTGCCTATCTGAACCTCGGGATGATCAGCGAGGCTGAAGACAACATGCAGAAGGCAGAAGAATATTACCGGCAGGTTGCCTCAATGAACCCTCACAATATCCAGGCGAGGGAACGACTTGCAAAGCTCTACATAAGGCTGAAACAGACAGAAAAGGCAATCGAGCAGTATGAGGAAATCAAGTTACAGGCAATGCATGTTGATGTGAATTTCAATCTTGGCCTCCTGTATTTTGAAGACACGCAATACGATAAAGCTATTGAGTCATTCAGAATTGTCCTGGAATCCAACCCTGACAATGCGCTCGTCCGGTACTACCTGGCGTTATCTCTGGGAGAGATCGACAGGGACGAAGAAGCGATCTCAGAGTTGAAGAAAATCATTCTCCGTGAGACTAAAAATATCAGTGCGTTTCTCTATCTCGGTTTTTTGTACTCAAAACTTGAAAAAGCTGATGAAGCAATCTCTGTGTATGAGGAAATCCTCAGTTTCGAGAAGGAGAAGCCGGAGGTATTTCTCTACCTGGCAAGCGTACATATGCGCAGGAACGATTATGCAAAGGCGGAGTCGGTGCTGCGGGATGCACTCAGCAGGTTTGAGAATAACGATGACCTGAACTTCAATCTCGCTATTATTCTGGAAAAAACAAAAAGATTTGAAGAAATGGTGATACATCTGAAAAAAGCGATCGAAATCAACCCGAAGCATGCAGATGCACTCAATTACCTGGGGTACAGCTATGCAGAGAAGGGAATACATCTCGAAGAAGCACTCTCTCTTATAGAAAGAGCGCTCGACCTGAAACCCGATAATGGCTATATTATGGATAGCCTCGGGTGGGTATACTTCAAATTAGGCAAACATGACCAGGCCCTGGGTATCCTTCTGAGAGCGGGCGAGATCGTGAAGGATGATCCTGTAGTGATGGAACATATCGGTGATGTCTACCGGGTGCGGGGATTCTTCAGGGAAGCCAGGGAGTTCTGGCTGAAAGCCATTGAAGTACATCAAAAGAGTGAAGATAAAGGGCTCAAAGAGCGAGTCGAGAAAAAGATTCAGGAATTGAAATGAAAACTCCGCTCGCTGCTCCTCGGGCGCCGTTTTCTCTGCGAGCACCAGCCAAGATCAACTGGTTTCTGCAAATCGTCGGACAGAGAGATGACGGCTATCATAATATTTCAAGCCTCATGCAATGCATCAGCCTCTATGACAGTCTGAGATTTGAACACTCGGATTCCCTGCAGATCAAAAGCGATCTGGATATCCCGCCAGCCGATAACCTGGTGCATAAGGCAGCTTCTCTCCTGAAAAAACTCGCCTCATGCAGAAAAGGTGCAAGGATTGCGTTGAGGAAGCGCATACCGGTAAGTGCCGGACTTGGGGGCGGCAGCAGCGATGCAGCTTCAACACTGACGGGGCTTAACATACTCTGGGGCCTTAATCTGACTGACATCGAATTAAGTGCAATAGGTGCACAGATAGGTTCTGACGTGCCGTTTTTTTTTCATTGCCCGCTTGCGCTTGTTGAAGGAAGGGGAGAAACCGTAACCCCGCTTCGTGCTGATTCATCTGCCATACTGCTCCTCATAAAGCCAGGGGTATCGGTATCAACAAAATGGGCGTATGAATTGTATGACGCGTCCGGATTTGACCAGTTGACAAAAAAACCCATTGATATTAAACTGTTCTGTCAAGCTATGGAAAGGCAGGATTATGCCTTTCTTGGCGAAATGCGCGAAAACAATCTTGAAGAGGTGGTAGCAGACAACCATCAGATCATCAGGGAAATAAAGCTGAAACTGACAGAGCAGGGGGCTGTGATTTCTGCAATGAGCGGCAGCGGACCTACGGTATTCGGAGTTTTTAAAAGCAGGACAATGGCGGAAAGGGCTGCTCAGGCAATGAAACCCGAGAAGGGCCTGATTGTTACGACGCTCCCGTCAGTTGAATGGAAGAAGCGAGCAGTTAAAAGCAGGAAAACATAAGAGGAAAAGTTTCGAAAGAAGCATTCCCGCCGGGCTTTTGACTCTTAATATGCAATTTTGAAATTTTCATGGGGCGTCGACAAACGGCAAGTCAGGAGACTTTGGATCTCCCATCTGGAGGTTCGAATCCTCCCGCCCCAGCCAAGGAGTGAACGGATGTCAGATGGAGATTATCAGAAAGATGGCAGAATAAATAAGCGCGCTGATTACAGATTCTGTTCTCTCTCTGAAATCTCTATCTGATTACGGGGGGGGAATAATGCCTGAGGGGATCAAGTTTTTTACCGGAAATGCGCACAGGGAGCTTGCAAGGGAGATCGCGGATTATCTGCAGATACCGGTGGGAGATGCAACAGTAACGAAATTCAGTGACGGTGAGATCATGGTGCATATCCATGAAAATGTGAGGGGCAGCGATGTCTTTATCCTTCAGCCGACCTGCATGCCGGTAAACCGCCATATTATGGAGATACTGCTGATGGTTGATGCGCTGAAAAGGGCCTCAGCAAGAAGGATTACCGCGGTGATCCCCTATTATGCATATGCACGACAGGACAGGAAAGTCCAGCCGAGGGTTCCGATATCCGCAAAACTGGTTGCGGATCTGATCACCGCTGCCGGAACGAACAGGATCCTCACCATGGATCTGCATGCTGCCCAGATTCAGGGGTTTTTTGATATACCGGTGGATAATTTATATGCTTCACCGGTCCTGCTGGAATATGTCAGGGAGAAATATGACTCAAACAACCTTGTCATCGTCTCACCCGACGCAGGAGGGGTTGAACGAGCAAGATCATTTGCAAAGATGCTTCAATGTTCCATCGCAATTATCGATAAAAGGCGTGAGGCCGCAAATATTTCGCAGATAATGAACGTGATCGGTGATGTGACGAGAAAAGACACCATCATTCTCGATGATATGGTCGACACAGGAGGAACGACAATCCAGGCTGCGACTGCCCTGAAAGAGAAGGGTGCAAAGAGGGTTATCGCTGCATGCACGCATGCGGTGCTCTCCGGTAACGCTATTGAAAAAGTCAATGCGTCAGTGCTTGAGGAACTCATTGTCACTAATACCATACCCCTCAACAGCAAGACAGAAAAGTGCAAAAAACTGACCGTTTTGAGCATCGCTTCCCTGATCGGAGAAGCGATCAGAAGAATTCATGAAGAATCTTCAATCAGCTCATTATTCGGATAGTATTCTGATTCAGAAACAGGAGGAAACATGGAAAGGATAACGCTTAACGCAGAAAAGAGGGAGGAAACCGGAAAAGGGGCAGCTCGCTCGCTGAGGAGGCAGGAGATGATCCCGGCGGTTCTCTATAGAGGAGGTGGGGCGATCCCGATAAAGGTTTCGAAGAGGGAGATCGTCAATTTCATTAACGTGTCGGCAGGACAGCAGGCAATGATAAACCTGCAGTTCAAGGACGGGGAAAACAGGCTTGCACTCATGAAGGAATTCCAGGTTGACCCGACAAAGAGAGAACTCTTGCATGCAGATTTTTTTGAGGTTTCACTCACAGAGAAGGTGAAAGTATATGTGCATATAGTAACCACCGGAGAGCCTGTGGGCGTAAAAAGAGACGGTGGCCTGTTGCAGCATGTTCTCCGGGAGATAGAGGTTGAATGTTTTCCCGACAAAATACCCGGACAGGTCAAATTTGATATCTCGGGGCTCGAAATCGGCCAGTCTTTCCACGTGAGCGATTTGAATCTGGGAGAAGATATAAGAATTCTGACTGACTCTGATGAAGTCATAGCCAATATACTTGCTCCTGCAGTTGAAGTAGCCCCTGCAGAGGAAGCTGAGGTTGCGGCCCCTGAAGCAGCAGCCGAGCCTGAAGTTATCAAGAAAGGCAAGAAGGAAGAGGAGGAAGAAAGTAAATAGGTTTTGGCGCATCCGCACGAGTTATACGGCTGATAGCTGAGTGTTGTGATCATGTGGCTTATCGCAGGTCTCGGGAATCCGGGCAGAAAGTATGCGCGAACAAGGCACAATGTCGGTTTCATGACAATCAGGGAAATTGCTGACAGACATGGGATTGAACTTTCGGAAAAAAAAGGATACGCAATCGGAAGGGGTTCCATAGAAGGACATGATATTCTTCTCTTGGAACCCCTTCTTTTTATGAACATGAGCGGTATAATCGTGCATCAGATCAGCAGGAAATTCAATATCCTGCCGGAAAAGCTCATTATTATTCACGACGACCTTGATATGGTAACAGGAAGACTGCGCATCAGGAGAATGGGTTCATCAGGCGGGCACAAAGGCGTTGATTCTGTAATACAGTACACAGGCACGAAAGCATTCATAAGGATAAAAATCGGCATAGGAAGGGAAAAGGAAGAACCGGCTGAAGAGTATGTCCTGAAAAAATTCAGCAGACGGGAAACAAGCCTTATCAGAGAGGCGATACAAAGGGCTGCGGATGCGATTGTCATCACCGTTTCTGAGGGAGTGGATAAGGCAATGAACAGGTTTAATTGATAGGGAGATTTGCTGATGCGTGATATGCTCGGGAGAGAGGAGCTCATCACTGTAGAAAAGGCTCTGGAACTTCTTTTTGCATGTGCCCCCTTCAAAATGCCTGACACAATTAATTCTCCTATTGAAAAATCCTACGGAATGGTCATTGCAGAGGATATCGTATCTCCTGAAGATCTTCCTGCGTTTCACCGGTCAACGGTTGACGGTTTTGCAGTGCATTCCGGGGACACATTCGGAGCTACAGAGAATTTCCCGGCGTATCTTGCCATTAAGGCAGAGATTCAAATGGGGGAGAAGCCAGAATTTGCGCTCAGCAGAGGAGAGGTCGCAAGGATCGCGACCGGCGGGATGCTGCCGGAGGGCGCAGATACTGTTGTGATGCTTGAACATACCGGGCAGATAGACGGGAAAATGATAGAGCTGGTGAAGCCGTCCAGCCCCGGTGAAAATGTTATTCAGGCAGGAGAAGATGTGCGACAGAGTGAGCGTGTCTTATGCAGGGGTCACAGGCTGAGGGCCCAGGATGTCGGAGCGCTTGCCGGCCTTGGTATAACAGATATTCCGGTCTTTGAAAAACCGAGGGTTTCCATCATATCAACAGGGGATGAAATAGTTCCCGCGGAAAAACCCGTCAAGCCAGGTCAGGTGAGGGATATAAATTCCTATACTCTTGCAGGACTCATCTCTGATGCCGGAGGCATTCCGGTAAAAAAAGGGATTTTCCAAGACACCTATGACATCATAAAAGATATTGTCGAAGATTCCCTGAACAACTCTGAGATGGTTCTCATTACCGGAGGCAGTTCTGTTGGTACCAAAGACCTGACCGCAATGATTATCAATGATATGGGAGAGCCGGGAGTTCTTTTTCATGGGGTATCATTGAAGCCTGGAAAGCCCATGATAGGAGGAGTTGTCAACACTATCCCGGTATTCGGTCTCCCGGGGCATCCTGCAGCAGTCAATGTATGTTTCGAACTCTTTATCCGCCCCGTGCTCACGATGCAGTCGGGAGCGTATGATGACAGGTTCGCAAAAAAGAAAAGGACAATCAAGGCACGACTTGCCAAGAACATCTCTTCAACACCCGGGAGAGAAGAACATATCGGGGTGGTTTT
The sequence above is a segment of the Nitrospirota bacterium genome. Coding sequences within it:
- a CDS encoding tetratricopeptide repeat protein translates to MCVIFCSCSAKNVVQPDQQTLPSKDAYYLFMLGNLAEKDGKWEDAITYYQKALEKDAKSSYIKTQISYVLLKTAKVSEAIVLTEEVVKEDPGYVPALLLLGQLYNSQKRSEEAIRLYEKVLEMQPDNQEAALYTSLLYTSVQQYHKAIGILEKLVEMNPENVMAIYYIGSIHMEKGDNAKAAEYFEKVIALRPGFDSAYLNLGMISEAEDNMQKAEEYYRQVASMNPHNIQARERLAKLYIRLKQTEKAIEQYEEIKLQAMHVDVNFNLGLLYFEDTQYDKAIESFRIVLESNPDNALVRYYLALSLGEIDRDEEAISELKKIILRETKNISAFLYLGFLYSKLEKADEAISVYEEILSFEKEKPEVFLYLASVHMRRNDYAKAESVLRDALSRFENNDDLNFNLAIILEKTKRFEEMVIHLKKAIEINPKHADALNYLGYSYAEKGIHLEEALSLIERALDLKPDNGYIMDSLGWVYFKLGKHDQALGILLRAGEIVKDDPVVMEHIGDVYRVRGFFREAREFWLKAIEVHQKSEDKGLKERVEKKIQELK
- the ispE gene encoding 4-(cytidine 5'-diphospho)-2-C-methyl-D-erythritol kinase: MKTPLAAPRAPFSLRAPAKINWFLQIVGQRDDGYHNISSLMQCISLYDSLRFEHSDSLQIKSDLDIPPADNLVHKAASLLKKLASCRKGARIALRKRIPVSAGLGGGSSDAASTLTGLNILWGLNLTDIELSAIGAQIGSDVPFFFHCPLALVEGRGETVTPLRADSSAILLLIKPGVSVSTKWAYELYDASGFDQLTKKPIDIKLFCQAMERQDYAFLGEMRENNLEEVVADNHQIIREIKLKLTEQGAVISAMSGSGPTVFGVFKSRTMAERAAQAMKPEKGLIVTTLPSVEWKKRAVKSRKT
- a CDS encoding ribose-phosphate pyrophosphokinase, with protein sequence MPEGIKFFTGNAHRELAREIADYLQIPVGDATVTKFSDGEIMVHIHENVRGSDVFILQPTCMPVNRHIMEILLMVDALKRASARRITAVIPYYAYARQDRKVQPRVPISAKLVADLITAAGTNRILTMDLHAAQIQGFFDIPVDNLYASPVLLEYVREKYDSNNLVIVSPDAGGVERARSFAKMLQCSIAIIDKRREAANISQIMNVIGDVTRKDTIILDDMVDTGGTTIQAATALKEKGAKRVIAACTHAVLSGNAIEKVNASVLEELIVTNTIPLNSKTEKCKKLTVLSIASLIGEAIRRIHEESSISSLFG
- a CDS encoding 50S ribosomal protein L25, producing MERITLNAEKREETGKGAARSLRRQEMIPAVLYRGGGAIPIKVSKREIVNFINVSAGQQAMINLQFKDGENRLALMKEFQVDPTKRELLHADFFEVSLTEKVKVYVHIVTTGEPVGVKRDGGLLQHVLREIEVECFPDKIPGQVKFDISGLEIGQSFHVSDLNLGEDIRILTDSDEVIANILAPAVEVAPAEEAEVAAPEAAAEPEVIKKGKKEEEEESK
- the pth gene encoding aminoacyl-tRNA hydrolase, whose product is MWLIAGLGNPGRKYARTRHNVGFMTIREIADRHGIELSEKKGYAIGRGSIEGHDILLLEPLLFMNMSGIIVHQISRKFNILPEKLIIIHDDLDMVTGRLRIRRMGSSGGHKGVDSVIQYTGTKAFIRIKIGIGREKEEPAEEYVLKKFSRRETSLIREAIQRAADAIVITVSEGVDKAMNRFN
- the glp gene encoding gephyrin-like molybdotransferase Glp — translated: MRDMLGREELITVEKALELLFACAPFKMPDTINSPIEKSYGMVIAEDIVSPEDLPAFHRSTVDGFAVHSGDTFGATENFPAYLAIKAEIQMGEKPEFALSRGEVARIATGGMLPEGADTVVMLEHTGQIDGKMIELVKPSSPGENVIQAGEDVRQSERVLCRGHRLRAQDVGALAGLGITDIPVFEKPRVSIISTGDEIVPAEKPVKPGQVRDINSYTLAGLISDAGGIPVKKGIFQDTYDIIKDIVEDSLNNSEMVLITGGSSVGTKDLTAMIINDMGEPGVLFHGVSLKPGKPMIGGVVNTIPVFGLPGHPAAVNVCFELFIRPVLTMQSGAYDDRFAKKKRTIKARLAKNISSTPGREEHIGVVLEEWDDELWAVPLLGKSGLITTLTRAEGTVVIPLRKFGVHEGETVEVRLF